The following proteins come from a genomic window of Maniola jurtina chromosome 15, ilManJurt1.1, whole genome shotgun sequence:
- the LOC123872673 gene encoding uncharacterized protein LOC123872673, with the protein MLVNGCHKKISVLTLCLLIIHYANCLPKERENRHLFPLLGYLHGYKIGQNFAYQLPPFVLSPVVILPSVNQQQSVNVQKSTAGENYQENGGTFQIISPSRLISNFTEATYKDNDSDEAVLKRTSKIDILEKLNLPLKPNPSSSDQDTFRQVITNDTDVTTVKSTETDNETVTLTTDVTDDEVENLKSTTQLQGPYPTAVYTNDNISTLSITTASLQINNSTSPVPLLQYNLTLPSMENNQNFSKPNLGNNNKEVKSSENNYPKVTVPTSFRGYSYRNPWYNPVADKLSITTDSYTNYKSPLPLAYDDRWQSFPSLRKSYPTSEFRPVAGLYHDGFLHKPLIRKTGFIPLNSKYLYYN; encoded by the exons ATGCTTGTGAACGGTTGTCACAAAAAGATTTCAGTTTTAACGCTTTGCT tgcTCATTATTCACTATGCGAATTGCTTACCAAAGGAAAGAGAAAATCGGCACCTGTTTCCTTTATTGGGATATCTTCACGGGTACAAAATTGGACAGAACTTTGCATATCAATTACCTCCATTTGTTTTATCACCTGTAGTGATATTGCCATCAGTGAACCAACAGCAGAGTGTTAACGTGCAAAAATCTACGGCAGGAGAAAACTATCAAGAAAATGGTGGTACTTTTCAAATTATATCTCCATCAAGACTTATATCAAACTTTACTGAAGCTACTTATAAAGATAATGACTCAGATGAAGCTGTACTTAAACGAACTTCTAAAAtagacattttagaaaaacttaACTTACCACTTAAACCTAATCCATCAAGTAGTGATCAAGATACGTTCAGACAAGTCATAACTAATGATACAGATGTAACCACTGTAAAAAGTACTGAAACAGATAATGAAACTGTGACATTGACTACTGATGTAACCGATGATGAAGTGGAAAATCTAAAATCTACTACTCAGTTACAAGGTCCATATCCAACCGCAGTTTATACAAACGATAATATAAGTACTTTATCGATTACAACAGCATCACttcaaattaataattcaaCATCGCCTGTACCGTTACTTCAATACAACTTGACCCTACCAAGTATGGAAAACAATCAAAACTTTAGCAAACCAAATTTAGGTAACAATAACAAAGAGGTAAAGTCAAGCGAAAATAATTATCCAAAAGTTACAGTACCCACTTCATTTAGAGGATATTCATACCgaaatccatggtataatccaGTGGCAGATAAGTTATCAATAACAACGGACTCCTATACAAATTATAAGTCACCTTTACCGCTTGCTTACGATGATCGATGGCAGAGTTTCCCCTCATTAAGGAAATCTTATCCGACATCTGAATTTCGACCTGTTGCGGGGTTGTACCATGATGGATTTCTGCACAAACCGCTAATCAGAAAGACAGGATTTATTCCgttaaatagtaaatacttgTACTATAATTAA